The DNA segment CAAAATGAGCTTCTCTGCTTCTGAATACCATAGAAAATACGGTTTAACCAAAGAAAGAGAAAAAGCCATGAAAAAAGATGCCATCATCATGCATCCGGCACCCATTAACAGAGACGTGGAGATTGATACCGACCTCGTGGAATGCGAACGTTCAAGGGTTTTCAAACAAATGCAGAACGGCGTTTTTGCAAGAATGGCCATCATAAAAGAAGCCTTGGAAAATCAAGGATATACTTTTAAATGAGGCAAGGAATAGTTTAAAAAAATTTTGATGAGCCCTGAAAGGGCGATTTATAATAGCGACGGGTGAAGCCCTGGAAAACAAAAACATACAGGTTGTCCAAGCTCCATAGGAGCGACATGTTAATAGCCGTGGGTGAAACCCATGTGGATATATAAAATAAATAATAAGAGATAAAAGTTTAAAATGAAGAAAAAATTAATACTGGAGTCCGGTGAAGTATTTCATGGAGAAGGTTTCGGAGCAGAATTGGAAACGGCAGGGGAAGTAGTTTTCAATACCGGAATGACAGGGTATCAGGAACTGATCTCTGATCCGTCTTATTGCGGTCAGATTGTGTGCATGACCTATCCATTAATCGGAAACTATGGAATTAATAGAGATGATTATGAGAGTATAGAACCGGCGATCAAAGGGCTTATTGTAAAGGAACTTTGTGATCTGCCATCTAATTTTCGTACTCAGATTACTTTAGATGAATTATTTAAAAAGAAAAACCTTTCAGGAATTTCAGGAATCGACACCAGAAGACTGACAAGAATTCTTCGTAACCACGGGGTAGTGAAAGGAAAAATTGTAAACGCTGATGCTGATGAAAACACCGTAGTTTCAGAATTAAAATCAACCAACTTTCCAACCGATCAGGTGGAGCAGGTTTCTACAAAAACACCGTATGCAAATCCGGGAAGAGGCTTAAAAGTGGTATTGGTGGATTTCGGTTCCAAATTAGGGATCATCAGGGAGTTATCTCAAAGAAACTGTGATATTACGGTAGTTTCCCAGGATGTAACAGCAGAAGAAATTTTACTGATGAATCCCGATGGCGTAATGTTGTCAAACGGTCCTGGAGATCCGGAAGATAATCAGCAGGCACTGGAAATGATCCGTGGAATCTTAGGAAAAGTTCCGATTTTCGGAATCTGTCTGGGTCACCAATTAATAGGTCTGGCCTGCGGAGCAAAAACATTCAAACTAAAATTCGGACACAGGGGAGGAAACCATCCGGTGTTGGATTTAGAGAAAAACAAAGTGGCCATTACTTCCCAAAATCACGGTTACGCGGTAGATCAGGAAAGTTTGAAAAATACAT comes from the Chryseobacterium nepalense genome and includes:
- a CDS encoding carbamoyl phosphate synthase small subunit, giving the protein MKKKLILESGEVFHGEGFGAELETAGEVVFNTGMTGYQELISDPSYCGQIVCMTYPLIGNYGINRDDYESIEPAIKGLIVKELCDLPSNFRTQITLDELFKKKNLSGISGIDTRRLTRILRNHGVVKGKIVNADADENTVVSELKSTNFPTDQVEQVSTKTPYANPGRGLKVVLVDFGSKLGIIRELSQRNCDITVVSQDVTAEEILLMNPDGVMLSNGPGDPEDNQQALEMIRGILGKVPIFGICLGHQLIGLACGAKTFKLKFGHRGGNHPVLDLEKNKVAITSQNHGYAVDQESLKNTYLIETHIALNDRTNEGLKHKIHPCFSVQYHPEASPGPEDANYLFDDFIQLMEDFKK